The genomic region ggacttgggctcagcccctgaagacggcgaactccgctccgcccgacccagggctcggactcgggctaagccccggaagacggcgaactccgctccgcccgacccagggctcggactcgggccaagccccggaagacggtgaactccgctctgctcgacccagggctcgaactcgggctcatcccctgaagacggcgaactccgctccgcccgacccagggcttggacttgggctcagccccggaagacgatgaactccgcttcgcccgaccccagggctcggactccgccctggcctcagccgacggtctccgcctcgcccgacccaggggctcggactcgacctcggccacggaagacagactcgacctcgacttcggaggagcctccacatcgcccaacctagggcgcgaacCGGCCACATCGATGGgacgcgccatcattaccctaccccaagctgactccggctgcgggaaacgaggccggcgtcccatctggctcgctccgccagataggcaatgatggctccccgcacgctccctgacgatggcggctctcagcccccttacggaagcacgaggacgtcagcaaggactcgacaacttcgacaactgtccttccgccaggctccagcgctcctccgacggccacgacaccacacgaaccgggtgctaaaacctctccggctgccacgacggcatgtacttagggcgctagttctcctccgctagacacgtagcaccttgctacacccccattgtacacctggatcctctccttacgcctataaaaggaaggaccagggccctcttacagaaggttggtcgcgcggggacgaggacgagacaggcgcgcgcgtaaggccgctcgctccctcacccacgtggacgcttgtaaccccctactgcaagcgcacccaacctgggcgcgggacgaacacgaaggccgcgggatttccacctctctcatgtccgtctccggccacctttctccccccttcgcgctcggcctcgcaccgacccatctgggctggggcacgcagcgacatttcactcgtcggcccagggaccccccggtctcgaaacgccgacaggattAGATTACCCATTACTTGAACCGATATCCTATCATAGCGGTCAGATCTAAAATCAATGCTCGAGATTAAAGGACCCCACGATCTGATCTCGACCAATAGATTCAAGATCAATGGCTACAATTTTCGATCACAATGGCGTGTTTGAGATTCAATCGTGAGCGCTCATCACCAGATCGACGGCCAGGGTCGTTTCTCCTCCGCACGATCCTGTTCACGCTGGAACGGGGCTGCGGCATCCTGCCCGCAGTGGCAATCCCACCGGCGAGCGGTGGCTGCTGCGAGGCTATGCTTGAGGTGTTATGgtggcatgtatttatataggctgggaggtgggtggatacatgatagatctaatctggtatttatctgttacaaccatatcctatatattaagaactctaacaaactcgaacccaaatctgttacatgagagatctaatctggtacttatctattacaatcatatcctatatattaggaactctaacaaactcaaAACCAAATCCGTTACATGACAGATATAATCTAGTACTTATATATTACAATCCTATCATATCTGTTAGGATCTCTAACTTATCTCTTTTATTCCAACAATATTGTTGTTAATTTGTACTAATCATATTAGTCCTTTAATTTAAATAAAtcttagaatatatttttatttaaatttttAAAATAATTTTTTGGGTGTTACACGCGAGCTGAAAGGAGTATTTTCTTAAATATCTTGTTGTGATATCCTAATTTGTATCAATATTACCTAAAGGACGTTGTGTACAAACAAACCAACCAAACATACATCGATCCATTATATTAGCTTATATTTCTAATTTttgctttctattttaaatttaaaattcaagtctAATTTAGAGATTAGTTAAAATTTTCTATTTCAAGCATAAATTGCaacaaaacaaaaactcaacatgaatgcaaagcatttttattaattaatttatccatttaagcaaatgaaaattagtaggaataattcatgtaagatgttttgcaataataattattaaagaaaataattcaaacacatagctgcattttagaagtacaataaaaataaatttataatcttcacatatttatttaaaaggATATATATTCTTATGTAAAATCTATATTAAGAGATAGTTTAACTTAATTCTTTTTTTAAATAAATCTTTAACACAAAGGATAGTTCACATAAGAATCTTTTAGGTAATCTATTATTTGAAAACACAATTATTTAAATCATGAAATGAGTTTTCCTAATTTATCCAGAATAGGATTTTGGAGCATTACACTAATCTATATGTCCAACAACTCCTTGATACTTAGAACTATATGATCCTTAACCCTCTTGCGTATCCTTTGAAAATTGAGAATTGATTTCCATCAATAGGGGCATGAAAACCATGTAAGCCCAATCAATCTCTATTATTGTGACCTACCTTAATTTACCCTCTACAAAACATATGCTAGTCTTATAttatcattaatcaccaaaactaaaCTAGGGACTTAGATGTTTTCAATGATCTCGCCCAGCCAACAGGCATGATCTTCAAAACCACAAGCGGATCTCATAGATCTGGGCTGCCCTTACGAAGCCCATAGTGGGAGCTCTGCCTGTATCTCATGGACCCTTGTGAAGGCATCTCACCATTCTTGCATGTGTCGCTGCCGTCTAGAGAAATAAATCCATAGCTTGTCGTCTTAGGTCGCACATTTGAGAGAGAATATACACATTTGAGAGAGGATAGAGTGAGGTCACCGATGAAGAGGAATATAGAGAGATGAGATGAAAGGGTCACCGATAATCATCTCCACATAGATATGGATTTGTGTTAGCTGGAGGCCTTTGCATGTGTAGATTTATGCTCTACAGAGATGGATAGGTGATGCCCtttgcgaacacaaggttgacttgtcccttgtggttcgagttgatgatgagtgattgtcaacgggtagcaCTCTGGAGTAGTCAGTGGAAtgaccagagtgtgagattatgcttgtgcaaccatgtcggtcgacttgtggtgtgcaggtgtggagcaaaggaacggtggtcgatggctgaggtgaaggtcatgcgggctcgtgaagggcgagtgctgggtcttgactgacagatcagagcagccaggtgaccaaccgtggtggctgacacctaggACACGCACTTGTGCGAGGACGTGGTGGAGTGGACCGTGTTGCCGGCATGGTCGAGGACTGGCGGGACACGCGTCTGATCGTGGAGGACTGCATGAGGTGCGGTGCTCACGAtaggtttggtggtttgggcctcaaaaccacctAGCGCTACGGATGGCGGGTTTTGCTGattttgggcctcaaaactcaaCGGTGGCGGTTCCAGAGGGAACCGGTGGCGGCACGCGGCGTGATCGCGGagggtgcgtcaaggcgaagcaactccgTGTGAAGACGTGGCCATCGGATCGAAAACCTAGGAGTCAATCTATTTCGCCCCAggtggagtggataggctctatgtaaatagggtTAGTTTAGAAAGTGAGAATAAccttctataaatagaggggagaGCTGGTTAGTTCAGCATCCCTTGGCTGCCATTTATTTTGAGCACTCATTCTAGagctcctagttttctctctaggtagaCACCAGTTGAGCCGAGGGTTCCACAGTGATTTTGTACTTCGACTATGTTCTTGATTTTCAAGTTTAATCAGAGAAAGGGTCGCCGATCTGGCCCACAGGGCTCTTTGGCTTCAAATCTCAGTTTGTACCCTTGCTGGAATTTCTGAAGTTTTATAGTCTTGGTTTTTCCTTTCCCCGACCTTGTGTGTTGGTGAAAAACCTTTGATTCCTTTGAGAGGATTTGGTTTGTAGATTGATTTGTGGTAAGTTGTACTCTTTGGACCACTGCATACACCTAGTTGTTGCAGGTTTTGGTCGCGATTTGAGAAAAAATCAGTTTGAACTCGTTCTAGAAAACCACAACAAAACCCCAATTTATAGCTATAATTTTAAATCTGCGGGTGATTCACAAGTCGGATTGAGCTCAAAATTTGGGGAGATCTTGGAAACATATTTGCTCAATAGGAGTTCGTTTGGTTCAGTTTTGAATTCACGAACAGAATTCGTACTGCTAAAAACAACACTTGTTGATGATACTATATTGGACCGTTTTGGACTTTTTGGTGTCTGATTTGCGATTCGTTTGTTTTGCTGGTCTCATGTGAGTATTAGGAACGTTTTGTAATGATGAGATCACTCGTTCGCTGATGTATTTATGGTTTGACCACTTGCTTCATCTCAATTGAAGTGAAATGTCAATTTTCAATGTTTGGAGACAAAAATCCAATTGACTCCTATTCATCTCCTGTGTTCGCCTTACCGGTCCTACACCCTTGACTGTAGCACCATCATATCATCGatgtatagatgtccaaacgggccaccCGGCATGGACCCGGCCTGCGGCCTGAACCCGTTTCGGCCCGGTACGAATAGGGTCGGGCCAGGCACGGCCCGTTGATGCTTCGGGCCGGGTCGGGCTGGCCCACGTGCCTAGGGACATGCCCAAACCCGGCACGCACAGGGAaaaatcgtgccgggccggccactggcccgaaccaacagtagagcaatatataaatacatacatttaacagaattaatcatatataataacatattatttatatatattaagaCAACAAAATTCATCTATCAATTCACAAGATAATATCATATTAATACAAATATGAAATGATCACATGAAATAACAGTCCCGACCCATTTAATTGAATTGGGCCTGCGCTACACTGCATTTGTGTTCAAATACGCGGGCCGCCGTCGGGCCGACCCATTgatcgtgccgggccgggccaaAGCACGCGGGCCGCCGTATCTGTCCATACCCGGCCCGCTAAACGGGCCATGCCGGCCCGGGCCCGTAACCGACCGTGTCGGGCCGTGTTTAGACCGGGCTAAATTCGTGCCGTGCCACGGGTCAAACGGAGGACCCGcactgtttggacatctatacatCGATGGGTGGTCAATCATGGTGGCATGCCTAGCTACGACGGACTTCGTTAAGCACATATAAGAGATGTGGTGGCAAGGCTTCCCATCTGGGGGCGATGTGGGGCCTAGCGTCCTATGGCGTGGTTGGTTCTAGAGGAGCATGGGCGATGAGATTGGTTGATTGTATACTTGTTTGGATCTAGTTTGACAAATGCGAAATATACGAAAAATATATATATGTTGTTGTAACTTCTAGCAATAAATCTGTGTTCTTCTATTCTCATAAACAATGTAGCGAAacatatctatctatctatctaattAATTAATGATGACGAGAGGATTATTGCCACCAGCATGTAGGTAGAGATGCTGGAAAATATCAGATGCagcaagaatgcatgcatgcaacGAACTCTAAGGTGGAATCCGGAGCGAGCGGTCAGATTCAGAAGAAGGTGACCCTGCATTCCGTCTGGTGGAACTCCGGCGGGCGTTGGCCATGGGCGACATCCCGTCGCTGGAGCCTGAGGGGGCAATCGATCTTGGTCTTGGGCCCCGGTACCTTGAGCACCCAAACCTTGAGCTTCATGTGCGAGCTGATCTTGACGTCCACAGAGAAGATGGCCCCCTCGGCGGCCTCCCTCCGGAAGGCGGCCGCGGCAATGCCACCGACGATGGGGCTCTCACCGGCGAAGGCGAGGTCGAGGGTGCTCGTCTCGCTGGTGTCCTGGAAGAAGTCCGGCGGGGCGGTGTGGCCGAACTGCTGGCCCTGGAAGTGCGCCTGCGCCACGACGCCGCGGTAGTGGAGGGCGATGCGCTTGTTGGGGTTGCGGACCTGCAGGCCGAGGGAGAGGTTGTAGTGGAGGATCCACGTCCGCGGGGTGAGGGTGAAGTCGGAGAGGTCGGCGGAGATAGCGGTGGCGCGGATGATGTGGGGCCGGAACAGGAGGAAGAGGACGAGGGCGACGAGGGCGGCGACGCAGAAAATGCAGGCGAGCACGCTGAAGAGGCAGCTGAGCACGCCGCAGAAGAGGCACCGGCAAGGGCAGCACAGCAACGACGACACGGCGCCCGTCTTGCTGCCCATCGAACTTGTATCGGATCCACCTCCTGCGTGCCGCAGCAAGCTAGTAGTGATCGATCGAGAGGCAGGGAGACTGATGAGAGAGAATCATGCATGGGAGGCTGGCCATGGAAGTCGCAGGAGTGAGCTAGTGTGCGATCATGAATGAATTGCTGCTCGCCTTCTTCCAATCCaaaccatgcatgcatgcattgtTGGGTTTTGGGCCtaataaggccttgttcggttattcccaatacacatggattgtatAGTATTGGAAAAAATTCTTAAGAAGTTAGACTTGTTTGGAATTCAAACTCATCCAATCacactcaatccatatggattgagagctaaccgaacaagccctaagcggAATTGAAGCGTGTAATTCCTCAGATATATAGAATAATTGGACAATATCTAATaggctgtttggtttgaggattgagctagtccatcatcttctcactcctcgcttttttgtttggtttgtggaacggAATGAGTCAATCCATCATCACCCCATTActtatagttagttagtactaatatgaggaatgaggtcatcccaccaaatttgaggaatagaCCCATGATGTAGCACCATATTTTGAATAaagtgattcctcaaaccaaacaccctctaaaTGAATAGATGTTATGTTTTTTTCTCTAATGAAACAGATTGCCACCAGATAGAGACTAGTTTGGTGCTCCATCTATTCATTTTCCTCTTGCAAGAAACAGATTGGACCCTAAACCTTGAAGTCAGTTACTTCGATAGCCCTAGGTGTTGTTTTCATTTGGTTGCTCTTAATTGGTTAACGTACTGCATTCACACACGCTTCTAGCTACATATTGTCACCAACTTTTATATATCATTTTTTGTGCATTAAAAGACCTAATTTTCTAATTTCTAACGCGCGGGTTCTCGTGGTACCCTAAAAAGAGGGATGGACAAATATATAATCAAACACCATTTGAGGTTATATATACAACACCGAAATTATTTTTAATTTGTTATAAGACATAGCAACTGCAACACATTAACGTATTTCTCTCAATTTAATATAATTATTCAAAAACTACAAATTTCAGTTCCCCCTCCCGAACATGTGCATGGCTAGTGCTGGGAATATGGGCTGGGCTTTTTGGGCCAGCACGAGCACGACCTAAAAATAGGAGCCCAAAGCACGGTCCGACACAAAATAATATGGGACGTGCTAGCACGGCTCGAAAGCGGACTTAGACCGGGCCTCAAATTCTGGCCCGTCGGGCCTCAGCACGGCCCGCATAGATGGGTCGGGCTTAGGCCGGCACGAGCCAATTAAGCCTAATttatttaatttctttaattGAGTAAGATGTTGAATTTATATTGTTGTAATATTTGGAGTTTATGTGATCAAATGATGCTAggattgtttaatatctttaatttagtaagttaTATATACTTTATGTGGTTGTAATATTTTAATATTGTGTGGTCAAATATACGGGCCGGATTTGGGCCGGCACGGCTCAACGAAGGCACGACGTGGTTTAGAGCGGGCTGAGACACTGTTTTTTTACTTTGGACTGGCACGGCCCAGAAGTTTTTAGTCTTTTCTGGTCCGAACTCGTTTGACACAAAGCACAATGGGCTTGGACCGGACGTGGTTTAGTGCAGCACTATGCATGGCTAGTCCAGAAACGTCGGCCAGGGCACTAGTGTGATAGATAGTGGCAGGTACAATGACGTGCCAACTACAACCACCGAGCTGTTGAATCATGCATATGGTTGCTGCATACCTGACTCCACACTAGCTAGTAATAATAGTTAGTATATAGTTTCTTGGTCCTAGAATATAGGACATAATCATTTTTTATTTTTGTCTCACGATATAAAGCATGCTGGTACATCAATACACTAGTATAGGAAGAATTAAATATATTTCTTAGTCTTTAATCTAGAAATTGTTACGTCGTATATAATGAGACGGAGGGAGCAGTAAGTTAGCTACCAATACATGCATACAGAGGTACCTACCTAGGGTAATTTCTGACATGTATAATTAATGTTATATATAGTTGGTCTTGATCTTTCACGAGAGTAcgtaattaatataataattgTCATCTTGGAGACAAAAAGAGGTCAACAGTAGCAACAACTTTTAGCTGAGTAAAGGAAGGGAGATTTTAATGGATGGAGTAACGGCAGCTGCTCAACAgcctgatatatatatatactaggtaagtgcccgtgcgttgcaacggaaccgtataataacacgataacttatgtacatatAGTACTATGCACTTCGTTGCTAGTCCAGAAACGTCGATCAGGGCACTAGTGTGATAGATAGTGGCAGGTACAATGACGTGCCAACTACAACCACCGAGCTGTTGAATCATGCATACGGTTGCTGCATGCCTGACTTCACACTAGCTAGTAATAATAGTTAGTATATACTTTCTGTTGTaatattagagaaataagtgacatgtttccatcatatttaaatatattaaatattttaattccgaataaaacaagtatataactcagacaaatgccatatgtaattatTGCATCAATGAACAGTAGTAATTCtagaacatgtaaacatgtaaaatagctactcagatccatttcataattaaacatggcttgtagatgaagaaggcagattaaactaataaacatgattgtttatcttaaaactattgctctcaaaatagcgggttgttgtaataaacagccctccaacgctaaaaggtgatcagagatcctcgactaacgtgacagccctatcttaccaaatcagggttttagatcagatgtaataagcctaataatcaaaaATAAACTAATAGTATGGAGCTGTgtactaaataaaataacagaatttaacacaggtaaacagcctcaacaaagagagatttaattaggcacaaatgATATCAATGCTTaaaatgataatacactaaaaccgagactgtcacgttgtctcactacaccgctatcatcatcgagcacacaaatccgcccacaacagtgcaatcacacccaagtatttaatactagcagattgcacaaaattaaccagtaaataaagtgagacaatgaataactcacagcacgtagattgtctacgtgggaagaccagctcagcgaacacaaggttctgtcccagaaaaccaattccgccgcccacgtccgggcctgcacggcgggaggttgacggagatactagagccgctgccggagccgagggagacgtccacggcaccaacccgagaagacgaacaccgcgcagcagggagcccaggcaccaggccacggtggacaataaTCAGAACAGACAGAGCACCACACATGTGCACTGGTGAGACAACGGAGCGCAGGAGAACCTCGCTGCGCACAAGCAGTACCACCTCCACCTTCTTCCACCAGCAGGATTAACACCAGAACACCAAGAATCGAAGGAATCGATCCAAATCGTGACTGGAACCGAGAGGAGGAATAGGAACAGAGAGCTGGGATttttggcgagttcctgagcagGGAGCAAGTCTCTATACTTAAAGAACCGAGGGAGAAACGGTTGCAGAAGGGCAACGTAGAGATCGACGAGCGCAGAACTGCTCTTCTCCAGAACGCCGCCGCCACTCTGCCTTTTCTCCGCTCGTTTTTTCAAGCACGGCTGTTGCTGCTGCCCTAGAAAAACATGCCTCCGTGGTGGGCTGCTCGGCCACCGGGCCTGAAACGGCCCACCCAGCTGGCTTTTTTTTGAATAATAAGGTGAAAACAAAAATCGGACAGCAATCCCCAAcattttcactcttattttctgatcaatgtcattgagctcccgtactgtttatatactactttttGGCAGAGGTACTTGctaggtttgaaccaaagcctatcccagtgtactccaaccctgcacgagtaagcggaggactacgccttgatccaca from Zea mays cultivar B73 chromosome 6, Zm-B73-REFERENCE-NAM-5.0, whole genome shotgun sequence harbors:
- the LOC100284516 gene encoding harpin inducing protein, encoding MGSKTGAVSSLLCCPCRCLFCGVLSCLFSVLACIFCVAALVALVLFLLFRPHIIRATAISADLSDFTLTPRTWILHYNLSLGLQVRNPNKRIALHYRGVVAQAHFQGQQFGHTAPPDFFQDTSETSTLDLAFAGESPIVGGIAAAAFRREAAEGAIFSVDVKISSHMKLKVWVLKVPGPKTKIDCPLRLQRRDVAHGQRPPEFHQTECRVTFF